The region CTGGCCCATGGGCCGTGTGCTAATGTCTTATTTTGCATCTAAATATGTACGCGTAGTTACAGGGTTGAAGATTGCCGATACAACCGCGGGGTTTAAATGTTATTCTCGTAAAGTGCTTGAAGCAATTAACTTCGATCAGATTCGATTTAAGGGCTATGCCTTCCAGATTGAAATGAAGTTCACTGCATGGCAGCTCGGTTTTAAGGTGGTTGAGGTACCAATCGTTTTTACCGATCGTACAGAAGGCACATCGAAAATGAGCGGAGGCATATTCAACGAGGCTGTTTGGGGCGTTTTATCAATGAAAATGCGCAGTATTTTTGAAAGCACCAAAAAGAAACACCACAAGGTAGAGAATGCTAAATAATACAGAAATTTTGGCTAATTAGTATTCGCAGTGTATATTTAAAAAAAACACACACGAATGAATAAAATATTGATTAGTAACGCTACAATAATCAATGAGGGCAGGAAATTTCGAGGTAGCGTTTTAATTGAAGATAATTTTATTAAAACAATTTTTGAGGAGCCCTTTCCTCAAGCAGAAGGTCAGGTATATGATGCCAAAGGCAAATGGCTCATTCCCGGTGTAATTGATGATCAGGTGCATTTTCGGGAACCAGGATTAACTCATAAAGCAACCATTGCCAGTGAATCAAAAGCAGCTGTGGCCGGAGGGGTTACATCTTTTATGGAAATGCCCAATACTATACCTCAAACCACCACCCTGGAAGCTCTGGAAGAAAAAATCGAAAATGCTAATGCTGTCTCCCCTGCAAACTTTTCGTTCTATTTTGGTGCAACCAACGATAATGCCGAATTGCTTAAAAAGATCGATCCTGCAAAAACCTGCGGGGTAAAAGTATTTATGGGGTCCTCTACCGGCAATATGCTTGTTGATGATGATAAAGTGCTGGAAACTATATTTAAAGAAAGCCCGGTAATTATTACAACACATTGCGAAGATGAATATACCATAAAAGAAAACACAAAAAAGGCAAAGGAAAAGCATGGCGATCAAATTCCTTTTTCAAAGCATCCCGAAATACGAAGTGCCGAGGCGTGCTATTTATCAAGCTCCAAAGCCGTTGAGCTGGCCAATAAAACAGGTGCCCGCTTGCATATTTTGCATTTAAGTACAGCCAAAGAAATGTCGCTTTTTGCTGCTGGACATGTGTGTGATAAAAAAATTACAGCAGAAGGTTGTGTGCATCATTTATGGTTTGATGACAGTAGCTATGAGGAAAAAGGCAGCCTGATAAAATGGAACCCCGCCATCAAATCGTCTGATGACCGCGAGGCATTGCGTGAAGCTGTGCGCTCGGGCCGTATCGATGTTGTAGCTACAGATCATGCACCGCATACTTATGAAGAAAAAATGAACCCCTATATAAAAGCACCTTCCGGAGGCCCACTTGTGCAGCACTCTTTGGTAGCTATGATGGAAATGGCACATGAGGGTATTTTTACCCCGGAGCTTGTGGTTGAAAAAATGTGCCACAATCCAGCCCGCCTCTTTCAGGTTAACCGCCGGGGATTTATCCGCGAGGGATTTTATGCCGATCTGGTTTTGATAGATCCAGACAGGAAATGGCAGGTTTCTAAAGAAAATATCCTCTATAAGTGCGGATGGTCACCTTTTGAGGGGCAGGAATTCCATTCAGCGGTAACACACACATGGGTAAATGGTTCCCTGGTTTATAATGAGGGAGAAGTACACGACACGCCTGCCGGAATGGCGCTTGAATTTAACCGAGACCGCAATAATGAAAATTCTATTTGCTGATACCACTCATCCCGCCTTACCTGAATTACTTGAAAAGGCCGGCTTCGAAAATGAAGAGTTCCGGTGTAGAACAAAAGATGAATGTCTCGACATAATTGATCAGTATGATGGCATTATTATCCGGAGCAAGTTCATAATTGATGAGGAACTACTTAAGAAAGCCACAAAGCTTAAGTTTATAGGCCGTGTTGGAGCAGGCATGGAGAATATTGATGTAAAAGCTGCCGAAAGCCGGGGAATAAAATGTTTTAACAGTCCGGAGGGAAACCGCAATGCTGTGGGCGAGCATGCCCTTGGTATGTTATTGGCGCTTCAAAACAACCTTATAAGAGCTAATGCGGAGGTCAACCAGGGGAAATGGCGCCGGGAAGCAAACCGGGGAACAGAATTGAAAGGTAAAACTCTGGGAATTGTAGGGTTTGGAAATACAGGCAGTGCCTTTGCGAAAAAGCTAAGTGGCATGGAAATGCGTATTTTGGCTTATGATAAATATAAAAGCAATTATGCGCCGAATTATGTGGAAGAAACAAACATGCAAAATTTATTCGAGGCATGCGATATCATAAGCTTTCATGTTCCCCTTACCGATGAAACCCATTTTATGGTTGATGCTGATTTCATCAATGCTTTTGCCAAACCTGTAATTTTAATTAATACAGCAAGAGGTAAGGTGCTAAAAACCAGCCACCTGGTCGATGGTATGAAACGTGGAAAAGTTAGGGGTGCCTGTCTTGATGTACTCGAGTACGAAGCTGTATCATTTGAACACCTGCATAAAAAAGCATTACCTGAAGAATTTCGGTATTTAAGCGATAGCGATAATGTTGTGTTATCACCTCATATTGCAGGCTGGACACACGAGTCAAATATTAAACTCTCATCTGTTTTGGCAGAAAAAATAATTGCTGAATTTGCTTAGAAAAACCGAAGGGATCAATTTTCCATAAAACGTACTATTTGAGCGGTTTTCCGTGTCTTTTGCTCAATCAAAACGTCATTGTTTTTTAATACTTTGCCAAGGCTCTCATTATTGTAATTTCTAATGGTTATAATTTCTGCATTGTCATTAAATTTTACATGATAATGTTCTTGTAGTTCAGCAATGAAAGGATCAAACATATATTCAATTTGATCAATACAAATTGTAAAACTGGCAGCCGACATTTGAGCCAGTTGCACGCTTATATGCATGTCAGACAAAAGCTTAAAAATGTGGCTTATATCTGTTTCGGCTAAAAATTCGGGTGTTTTTGGTCTAATGCTGATTAACACCTGGTTTTGCTTTCGGATATACACTGGTAAAGTGCTTTTGCTATCGTCCACATTACCAATAAATGATCCTTTTTTCTGGGGCTCAATAAATGAATTCACAATAAGTGGAATACCCCGTTCCTGCAGTGGCTTAATTGTTTTGGGATGAATAACTTTAGCTCCATAATAAGTTAACTCAATAGCTTCCTGGTACGAGAGCGCATCAATTTTTTGAGCATCGCTCATCCATGCCGGATCGGCATTCATAATGCCGGGAACATCTTTCCAAACCACAAGCTTTTTAGCATTGCAGGCGCTGGCAAGCAGCGCTGCAGAATAGTCGCTTCCTTCCCGACCTAAAGTTGTTGTTTGGTTATTGGTCGATGCGGCGATGAAACCCTGGGTAAGATAAATTTTATAGTTTTCAAAAGTAAAACGCTCCAGCGCAAATCGTTTTGTCAGGTTCCAGATAACGCCGGCCTGCTTAAAATTGCGATCTGTACGAATTACCTCTCTTATATCAATGTAATGTGCTTTAGTATTGAGAATATTAAAATAGGAGGCAATGATTTTTGTTGAGAGCAATTCACCAATTGAAACAATTTGATCATATTCATAATTAAAATCCAGAGAAGGAGTGCTTCGGAGTTTCTCCCATAAAGATTCATATATGCTATTCAGATTATCGGGGACATTTTGCTCGAACAGGTCGGAAATAATATTTTGGTGGTAATCTATGAGTTCATTTAAAGGTGTTTCTATATCTTTACCATTGAACCATAAACGAGCAATGTTTTCCAAACGGTTGGTGGTTTTTCCCATTGCCGAAACCACAATAATAAGATTGTCATCGCATTGGTTTACAATCTTTACCATTTCTTTGATGGCACTGGCATCTTTTATTGATGCTCCTCCGAATTTATAGACCAGCATATGATTTTAGTTTATTTATAGTCAAACACAAGTTGTATGTTTTTCTGCTTTTCAAAATAGAAATTAGTAAGTTTGTAATATAAGGCATTAATTCA is a window of Salinivirga cyanobacteriivorans DNA encoding:
- a CDS encoding dihydroorotase, with the protein product MNKILISNATIINEGRKFRGSVLIEDNFIKTIFEEPFPQAEGQVYDAKGKWLIPGVIDDQVHFREPGLTHKATIASESKAAVAGGVTSFMEMPNTIPQTTTLEALEEKIENANAVSPANFSFYFGATNDNAELLKKIDPAKTCGVKVFMGSSTGNMLVDDDKVLETIFKESPVIITTHCEDEYTIKENTKKAKEKHGDQIPFSKHPEIRSAEACYLSSSKAVELANKTGARLHILHLSTAKEMSLFAAGHVCDKKITAEGCVHHLWFDDSSYEEKGSLIKWNPAIKSSDDREALREAVRSGRIDVVATDHAPHTYEEKMNPYIKAPSGGPLVQHSLVAMMEMAHEGIFTPELVVEKMCHNPARLFQVNRRGFIREGFYADLVLIDPDRKWQVSKENILYKCGWSPFEGQEFHSAVTHTWVNGSLVYNEGEVHDTPAGMALEFNRDRNNENSIC
- a CDS encoding NAD(P)-dependent oxidoreductase, yielding MKILFADTTHPALPELLEKAGFENEEFRCRTKDECLDIIDQYDGIIIRSKFIIDEELLKKATKLKFIGRVGAGMENIDVKAAESRGIKCFNSPEGNRNAVGEHALGMLLALQNNLIRANAEVNQGKWRREANRGTELKGKTLGIVGFGNTGSAFAKKLSGMEMRILAYDKYKSNYAPNYVEETNMQNLFEACDIISFHVPLTDETHFMVDADFINAFAKPVILINTARGKVLKTSHLVDGMKRGKVRGACLDVLEYEAVSFEHLHKKALPEEFRYLSDSDNVVLSPHIAGWTHESNIKLSSVLAEKIIAEFA
- a CDS encoding aspartate kinase, whose protein sequence is MLVYKFGGASIKDASAIKEMVKIVNQCDDNLIIVVSAMGKTTNRLENIARLWFNGKDIETPLNELIDYHQNIISDLFEQNVPDNLNSIYESLWEKLRSTPSLDFNYEYDQIVSIGELLSTKIIASYFNILNTKAHYIDIREVIRTDRNFKQAGVIWNLTKRFALERFTFENYKIYLTQGFIAASTNNQTTTLGREGSDYSAALLASACNAKKLVVWKDVPGIMNADPAWMSDAQKIDALSYQEAIELTYYGAKVIHPKTIKPLQERGIPLIVNSFIEPQKKGSFIGNVDDSKSTLPVYIRKQNQVLISIRPKTPEFLAETDISHIFKLLSDMHISVQLAQMSAASFTICIDQIEYMFDPFIAELQEHYHVKFNDNAEIITIRNYNNESLGKVLKNNDVLIEQKTRKTAQIVRFMEN